The Betta splendens chromosome 4, fBetSpl5.4, whole genome shotgun sequence genome contains a region encoding:
- the fbxl5 gene encoding F-box/LRR-repeat protein 5 codes for MAPFPDEVDVFTGPHWRMKQLVGLYCEKLSQTNFSNNNDFRSFLQSLCATFKEFKMHEQIENEYIIGLLQQRCCTVYNVHSDNKLSEMLSLFEKGLHNVKSEYEQLNYAQQLKERLDAFTQDFLPHMKEEEEVFQPMLMQYFTYDELKDIKKQVIAQHSSQQQLDCAAEVLKGFRLWSQAEELHKAFKYSDHEKIDYELEKKQDSSTHISQLPTEIMLRLFRYLGPADLCRCSQVCSTWSELAKTGFLWKHLYPVRWARGDYYSGPPGDLDQEPDEEWVKSRQNEGRAYQEWDEDADVDESDVSSCSEGSLAISTAQREKRLLNGIIQNLLPAVGQSVKSIVLAYSSTLSSKMVRQILNLCPNITHLDLTQTDVTDFAFDNWSSFGACALEHLDLSGCENISDYTLQNLSVGLGELASSTCFDKRPERRAKLPKSSPMPITLMDERSLHPLRRKQQAIIFKQGTGRSMPTHVWVLDTTDLADIEDAAEWSRRGGMPLPNTENFVETQLVGDSCCCRRSRMQGHRTGSNASYLHQQYTMSGEMFCGHSTCCTSDMALRTFTGPQCKSGITRNTTAENRTKCSFRSVQCLEPENRTDESKARRSLRFLSLSGCYQVTDLGLRALSQLGGLPVLEHLNLSGCLLITEVGLQELVSACPSLNDEHFYYCDNINGPHADTASGCQNLQCGFRACCRSGE; via the exons ctGTCACAAACCAACTTTTCCAACAACAATGATTTCCGCTCATTCCTTCAGTCCCTGTGCGCCACCTTTAAGGAGTTCAAGATGCACGAGCAAATCGAAAACGAGTACATCATCGGCCTGttgcagcagcgctgctgcactGTGTACAACGTACACTCCGACAACAAGCTCTCAGAGATGTTGTCTCTCTTCGAGAAAGGGCTGCACAATGTGAAG agTGAATATGAGCAGCTTAACTATgcgcagcagctgaaggagagacTCGATGCTTTTACACAGGACTTTCTGCCACATatgaaagaagaagaggag GTGTTTCAGCCCATGCTAATGCAGTACTTCACCTATGACGAGCTCAAGGACATCAAGAAACAAGTGATAGCTCAACACTCCAGCCAACAACAACTGGACTGTGCCGCTGAGGTGTTGAAAGGCTTCCGGCTATGGAGCCAAGCAGAGGAGCTGCATAAAGCCTTTAAATATTCCGATCACGAGAAGATAGATTATG aACTAGAAAAGAAACAGGATTCTTCAACCCACATCTCCCAGCTTCCTACTGAAATTATGCTGAGGCTGTTCCGGTATCTGGGTCCTGCAGATCTGTGTCGCTGCAGCCAAGTGTGCAGCACTTGGTCTGAACTAGCCAAGACTGGCTTTCTGTGGAAGCACCTCTACCCTGTGCGCTGGGCCAGAG GTGATTATTACAGCGGCCCCCCTGGAGATTTAGACCAGGAGCCAGATGAGGAGTGGGTGAAGAGTCGGCAGAATGAGGGTCGGGCCTACCAGGAATGGGACGAAGATGCTGATGTCGATGAGTCTG ATGTGTCAAGCTGCTCAGAGGGTTCCCTGGCAATCAGCACTgctcagagagagaagaggcttCTGAACGGGATCATCCAGAACCTACTCCCAGCTGTGGGTCAGTCTGTCAAGTCCATTGTTCTGGCATACAGTTCTACCCTTTCTAGTAAAATG GTTCGCCAGATTCTTAATCTCTGCCCCAATATCACTCATCTAGATCTGACCCAGACTGATGTGACAGATTTTGCATTTGATAA CTGGTCGTCTTTTGGAGCCTGTGCTCTGGAGCACCTGGACTTGTCCGGCTGTGAGAACATCTCCGATTACACTTTGCAGAACCTGAGCGTCGGGTTAGGTGAACTTGCATCGTCCACCTGCTTTGACAAACGCCCCGAGCGAAGAGCCAAGCTTCCTAAATCATCCCCAATGCCCATCACTCTCATGGATGAGAGAAGCCTCCACCCTTTGCGGCGGAAGCAACAGGCCATCATTTTTAAACAAGGGACAGGCCGTTCAATGCCCACACACGTGTGGGTCCTGGACACCACAGACCTCGCTGATATTGAAGATGCTGCAGAGTGGAGCCGCCGTGGTGGAATGCCTCTTCCTAATACAGAaaactttgtagagacacagctTGTGGGTGACTCGTGCTGTTGCAGAAGGAGCAGGATGCAGGGGCACAGGACTGGCTCGAACGCCTCCTATTTGCATCAGCAGTATACCATGTCTGGGGAAATGTTCTGTGGTCACTCGACCTGTTGCACTAGTGACATGGCCCTCAGGACGTTTACCGGGCCCCAGTGTAAATCAGGCATCACCAGAAACACCACTGCTGAAAATCGGACTAAATGCTCATTTAGGAGCGTGCAGTGTCTGGAGCCTGAAAATAGGACTGACGAGTCAAAGGCAAGACGCTCACTGAGATTTCTCAGCCTCTCTGGATGTTATCAAGTGACCGATTTGGGTCTGAG GGCTCTGTCTCAGCTTGGTGGGCTTCCTGTCCTGGAACATCTCAACCTGTCAGGCTGTCTCTTAATCACAGAGGTGGGCCTGCAAGAGCTGGTGTCAGCCTGTCCCTCCCTCAACGATGAGCACTTCTATTACTGCGACAACATCAACG GTCCACATGCCGACACCGCCAGCGGCTGCCAGAACCTCCAGTGTGGCTTCAGAGCCTGCTGTCGCTCAGGAGAGTGA